From one Triticum aestivum cultivar Chinese Spring chromosome 4B, IWGSC CS RefSeq v2.1, whole genome shotgun sequence genomic stretch:
- the LOC123092283 gene encoding membrane steroid-binding protein 1 isoform X1: MAAQGIADAVQAYTGLSPAAAFTVLALMLATYLIVSTLFVAPDAAASAPAAHPKPPQQQEQGTEAEAEPEPFVPPFPDPVQVGEITLEQLRAYDGKDTAKSILIAIRGQVYDVSRGRVEYIQPLSKHCVLVLLAVSSRCSFTGRASRRLLLHGRMLQPSANVIQASSSRTSCFRMEGEMSCGASPIGARDLRGPALHLPKNMS; the protein is encoded by the exons ATGGCGGCGCAGGGGATCGCGGACGCCGTGCAGGCTTACACCGGCCTCTCGCCCGCGGCCGCCTTCACCGTGCTGGCTCTCATGCTCGCCACCTACCTCATCGTCTCCACCCTCTTCGTCGCCCCAGACGCCGCCGCTTCGGCACCGGCGGCTCATCCCAAGCCGCCTCAGCAGCAGGAGCAGgggacggaggcggaggcggagccggAGCCGTTCGTGCCGCCGTTTCCGGACCCTGTGCAGGTGGGCGAGATCACGCTGGAGCAGCTCAGGGCCTATGACGGCAAGGATACCGCCAAGTCCATCCTCATCGCCATCCGCGGTCAGGTCTACGACGTCTCGCGCGGGAG GGTCGAGTACATCCAACCCCTGTCCAAGCATTGCGTGCTCGTATTGCTCGCGGTGTCCAGCAGGTGCTCATTCACTGGGAGGGCCAGCCGGCGTCTGCTGCTTCATGGGAGGATGTTACAACCTTCTGCGAACGTTATCCAAGcttccagctcgaggacgagctgtttcaGAATGGAGGGGgagatgtcatgtggggccagccctATAGGCGCAAGGGACCTGCGCGGGCCGGCCCTGCACCTGCCTAAAAATATGTCCTAG